Proteins encoded in a region of the Panicum hallii strain FIL2 chromosome 3, PHallii_v3.1, whole genome shotgun sequence genome:
- the LOC112887507 gene encoding cyclin-T1-4-like isoform X1: MAMVPSDSSHHGAVDNSPNGKTQGWREEARKLGPSWYFSRKEIEENSPSRRDGIDLKRENGLRKSYCNFLQELGMKLKVPQVSIATAMVFCHRFYLRQSLAKNDRRIIATVCMFLAGKVEETPRPLKDVIVVSYELIHKKDPNAVQRIKQQKEIYDKQKELILLGERVVLVTLGFDLNIHHAYKPLVEAIRRFKVVEKSALPQVAWNFVNDGLRTSLCLQFEPHHIAAGAIFLAAKFLKVKLPAEGDKVWWQDFDVTPRQLEEVSNQMLELYEQNRTPQAQPSQGSEAEGSSAGVRNQHSSVKSEGNSKEPSAKLSNLQHSYLTGAPGHRDVGHLNSDKHISGHKLLQNDNGNHGGSKDRSSKSGSKSDAGMDRSHHDKKSSPGHHYSKSSREFRNPIEEHIPHRSHENSNETGDGVLGGNEAPGVSTSRMDAMNKIDKDKVKAALEKRRKSKGGVAANVNVMDDDDLLERELEHGVELAVEDEKIKQDKMQTLSHDSMPPADLQHVDYVMENGYHGEKSGSTTAEDGEFPRDSKEQHPQSFDKRTDGSEHKSQQGDHTLKHHKGHDDAQLAGRHEQDGRNDYKRPKLEGVLDNEV; the protein is encoded by the exons ATGGCTATGGTGCCAAGTGATTCCTCACATCATGGAGCTGTGGACAATAGCCCCAATGGCAAGACCCAGGGTTGGCGTGAGGAAGCCAGGAAACTTGGTCCGTCATGGTATTTCAGTAGAAAGGAAATAGAAGAAAATTCTCCATCCAGGAGGGATGGCATTGATTTGAAGAGAGAAAATGGCCTTCGAAAGTCGTATTGCAATTTTCTACAAGAGTTGGGCATGAAGCTTAAAGT GCCTCAAGTGTCAATTGCTACAGCTATGGTATTCTGTCATCGTTTTTACCTTCGCCAATCCCTTGCGAAAAATGATAGACGG ATAATTGCCACAGTTTGTATGTTCTTGGCTGGAAAAGTTGAAGAAACACCTAGACCTTTGAAGGATGTCATCGTGGTTTCTTACGAGCTTATTCATAAGAAGGATCCTAATGCTGTTCAGAGAATCAAGCAGCAGAAG GAAATATATGATAAACAAAAAGAACTTATTTTGCTTGGGGAGCGAGTTGTACTTGTAACACTCGGGTTTGACCTGAATATTCATCATGCTTACAAGCCCTTGGTTGAAGCAATAAGGAGATTCAAGGTTGTTGAAAAAAGTGCACTTCCTCAGGTTGCCTGGAATTTCGTAAATGATGG GCTGCGTACTTCGCTTTGCCTGCAATTCGAGCCTCATCATATTGCAGCAGGTGCTATCTTTTTGGCTGCTAAATTTCTCAAAGTGAAGCTTCCAGCTGAGGGTGATAAAGTTTGGTGGCAGGATTTTGATGTCACGCCACGACAGCTTGAAG AGGTTAGCAATCAAATGTTGGAGTTGTATGAGCAAAACCGTACGCCACAGGCACAACCATCACAGGGAAGTGAAGCTGAAGGGAGCTCTGCTGGTGTGCGCAATCAGCATTCATCTGTAAAATCTGAAGGAAACTCCAAGGAACCATCTGCCAAACTGTCAAATTTGCAGCATTCTTACTTGACAGGTGCTCCAGGTCACCGTGATGTTGGACACTTGAATTCAGACAAGCATATTTCTGGCCATAAATTGCTTCAAAACGACAATGGTAACCATGGTGGCAGCAAAGATAGGAGCAGCAAGAGTGGAAGTAAATCTGATGCTGGTATGGACAGGTCCCATCATGACAAAAAATCCTCCCCAGGACATCATTATTCTAAGTCCAGTCGTGAGTTCCGTAATCCAATCGAAGAACACATACCACATCGATCACATGAAAATTCTAATGAAACAGGAGATGGTGTTCTTGGTGGCAATGAAGCTCCTGGTGTGTCAACATCAAGGATGGATGCGATGAATAAAATTGACAAGGATAAGGTAAAAGCAGCATTGGAGAAGCGAAGAAAATCAAAAGGTGGAGTTGCTGCAAATGTAAATGTGATGGATGATGATGATCTACTTGAGAGAGAGCTAGAACATGGTGTTGAATTGGCTGTTGAGGACGAGAAGATCAAGCAGGATAAGATGCAGACTTTGTCCCATGATAGCATGCCTCCAGCGGATCTTCAACATGTTGACTATGTAATGGAGAATGGTTACCACGGTGAGAAGAGTGGGTCAACGACTGCTGAAGATGGGGAGTTTCCGAGGGACAGTAAAGAACAACACCCTCAATCATTTGATAAGCGAACTGATGGttccgagcacaagtcccagcagggtgATCACACATTGAAGCACCACAAGGGCCACGATGATGCTCAGCTTGCTGGAAGACATGAGCAGGATGGAAGAAACGACTACAAAAGGCCTAAGCTTGAAGGTGTACTCGATAACGAAGTGTGA
- the LOC112887507 gene encoding cyclin-T1-4-like isoform X2, with the protein MFLAGKVEETPRPLKDVIVVSYELIHKKDPNAVQRIKQQKEIYDKQKELILLGERVVLVTLGFDLNIHHAYKPLVEAIRRFKVVEKSALPQVAWNFVNDGLRTSLCLQFEPHHIAAGAIFLAAKFLKVKLPAEGDKVWWQDFDVTPRQLEEVSNQMLELYEQNRTPQAQPSQGSEAEGSSAGVRNQHSSVKSEGNSKEPSAKLSNLQHSYLTGAPGHRDVGHLNSDKHISGHKLLQNDNGNHGGSKDRSSKSGSKSDAGMDRSHHDKKSSPGHHYSKSSREFRNPIEEHIPHRSHENSNETGDGVLGGNEAPGVSTSRMDAMNKIDKDKVKAALEKRRKSKGGVAANVNVMDDDDLLERELEHGVELAVEDEKIKQDKMQTLSHDSMPPADLQHVDYVMENGYHGEKSGSTTAEDGEFPRDSKEQHPQSFDKRTDGSEHKSQQGDHTLKHHKGHDDAQLAGRHEQDGRNDYKRPKLEGVLDNEV; encoded by the exons ATGTTCTTGGCTGGAAAAGTTGAAGAAACACCTAGACCTTTGAAGGATGTCATCGTGGTTTCTTACGAGCTTATTCATAAGAAGGATCCTAATGCTGTTCAGAGAATCAAGCAGCAGAAG GAAATATATGATAAACAAAAAGAACTTATTTTGCTTGGGGAGCGAGTTGTACTTGTAACACTCGGGTTTGACCTGAATATTCATCATGCTTACAAGCCCTTGGTTGAAGCAATAAGGAGATTCAAGGTTGTTGAAAAAAGTGCACTTCCTCAGGTTGCCTGGAATTTCGTAAATGATGG GCTGCGTACTTCGCTTTGCCTGCAATTCGAGCCTCATCATATTGCAGCAGGTGCTATCTTTTTGGCTGCTAAATTTCTCAAAGTGAAGCTTCCAGCTGAGGGTGATAAAGTTTGGTGGCAGGATTTTGATGTCACGCCACGACAGCTTGAAG AGGTTAGCAATCAAATGTTGGAGTTGTATGAGCAAAACCGTACGCCACAGGCACAACCATCACAGGGAAGTGAAGCTGAAGGGAGCTCTGCTGGTGTGCGCAATCAGCATTCATCTGTAAAATCTGAAGGAAACTCCAAGGAACCATCTGCCAAACTGTCAAATTTGCAGCATTCTTACTTGACAGGTGCTCCAGGTCACCGTGATGTTGGACACTTGAATTCAGACAAGCATATTTCTGGCCATAAATTGCTTCAAAACGACAATGGTAACCATGGTGGCAGCAAAGATAGGAGCAGCAAGAGTGGAAGTAAATCTGATGCTGGTATGGACAGGTCCCATCATGACAAAAAATCCTCCCCAGGACATCATTATTCTAAGTCCAGTCGTGAGTTCCGTAATCCAATCGAAGAACACATACCACATCGATCACATGAAAATTCTAATGAAACAGGAGATGGTGTTCTTGGTGGCAATGAAGCTCCTGGTGTGTCAACATCAAGGATGGATGCGATGAATAAAATTGACAAGGATAAGGTAAAAGCAGCATTGGAGAAGCGAAGAAAATCAAAAGGTGGAGTTGCTGCAAATGTAAATGTGATGGATGATGATGATCTACTTGAGAGAGAGCTAGAACATGGTGTTGAATTGGCTGTTGAGGACGAGAAGATCAAGCAGGATAAGATGCAGACTTTGTCCCATGATAGCATGCCTCCAGCGGATCTTCAACATGTTGACTATGTAATGGAGAATGGTTACCACGGTGAGAAGAGTGGGTCAACGACTGCTGAAGATGGGGAGTTTCCGAGGGACAGTAAAGAACAACACCCTCAATCATTTGATAAGCGAACTGATGGttccgagcacaagtcccagcagggtgATCACACATTGAAGCACCACAAGGGCCACGATGATGCTCAGCTTGCTGGAAGACATGAGCAGGATGGAAGAAACGACTACAAAAGGCCTAAGCTTGAAGGTGTACTCGATAACGAAGTGTGA